The genomic DNA GAAGGTGGTGCTAATTTATCACAAGGTGAAAGACAATTACTTGCAATCACGCGGGCAATTATTGCAAATAAAAATATTTTAATTCTTGATGAGGCAACTTCAAATATTGATACAAGAACAGAAAAAATTATTCAAAATGCAATTATGAAATTAATGAAAAATAAAACTTCATTTATCATTGCGCATCGTTTATCAACAATTGTTAATGCTGATTGTATTTTTGTGATTAAGGATGGCCAAATCATTGAAAGTGGTACACATAAAGAATTACTTGCAAAAAAAGGTTTTTATGAAAAAATGTATCACTCAGCTTTTTCTGAAGATTAAAATTTTTAACATTAAAAAAAGACCAGGGTATAAACTTGGTCTTTTTAATTGTTTATTTATGGTATTTAAGATTTTTTTTAATTGCTAAGCCCCGATAAATTTGTTCAATTAACATTAATCGAAACATTTGATGCGGAAATGTCATTTTTGAAAAAGCAATTTTTTCTTTAAATTTATTTTCAATCACACCATTTGAACCACCGATGATAAATGTTAAATTATCTTCGACAAATAAGTCTGAAAATTCTTCACTTGACATTTGTTTACCTTCTAGGGATAAATAAAAAACTTT from Metamycoplasma alkalescens includes the following:
- a CDS encoding 23S rRNA (pseudouridine(1915)-N(3))-methyltransferase RlmH, giving the protein MKINIIAVGTLSSNHQKIYDSYLKKINFFATINLIEIKEVVNDNIEIKIAKETKEILKKIPKNSKVFYLSLEGKQMSSEEFSDLFVEDNLTFIIGGSNGVIENKFKEKIAFSKMTFPHQMFRLMLIEQIYRGLAIKKNLKYHK